A window of Cytobacillus sp. FSL H8-0458 genomic DNA:
ATAAAACCGGCCTCAAGCTGAAAGTTGCAATTATTGTTCTTTTTGCAGCGGTCTGCAATCAGCTGGCTTGATAATTCCATTTCAATTTCATGTTTCGATTCGTTTGCGATGGAAAGGTTTCCCCAGCCGGCGTTTATAAAAAACTCGGCAATCTGGCCGGCTGTTTCAAGAGGATACATGCGTGCGATCCTTTTTCCGGCCCAATATAAAATTTCTGGTGCTTCATTTCCTAAAAGGTCATGCAAAAGCACTTCCCGGATTAGTTCATAGCCAAATACCGGAACTGTCTGTATGTAATCTTCATTAGTGGATTTCGCAGATGCTGATTCGCTCAATAGTCTCCCCTCTTTCTATGTTTCTATTATATACAATATGCTGTGGGAGTTAATATCAATTCGGGAAAAAATAGAACGATTTGCATAGAAATAATTACTATTTCAGTATACTGGAGACCAGCAACTAGGTCATATTGAACCGCAGAATAATATATGTTTTTAACGCGTTAATATTTTTTAAAAATTTTATTAATATGGAACATTTTATGTATCCGTTTTCTTGACGCTCTATTATCTTGGGAGTAAAATGGACATGTCACATAATTGTAAGAAAATGAATAACATTTTCGAGATGATGTCCTGAGCGGGGGCTCAGCATCGTTTTTTTAAAATCAGGGGGGGAAAGTTTATGGCAGGTAATCGTGAGTTTTTTAATCGCAGATTGCATTCATTGCTTGGAGTAATACCAGTTGGTTTGTTTTTGGTGCAGCACCTTGTAGTGAACCATTTTGCAACAGGGGGAGAGGAATCTTTTAATAATGCAGCGCATTTTATGGAAAGTCTTCCATTTAGAATATTCCTTGAAACGTTTGTAATCTATTTACCTTTGCTGTTCCACGCAATCTATGGCCTTTATATTGCTTTTACTGCGAAAAATAACACAAGCAGATACGGATATTTCCGTAATTGGATGTTTATGCTTCAGCGCGTTTCTGGTGTCATTACGCTGGTTTTTGTTGCATGGCATGTTTGGGAAACACGTGTGCAGGCTGCCTTTGGAGCAGAAGTTAACTTTCAGATGATGGAGAACATCCTGTCGAATCCATTTATGTTCTGGTTCTATATTATTGGAGTCATTTCTGCAATTTTTCACTTTGCTAATGGGCTTTGGTCATTCCTTGTCAGCTGGGGACTTACAGTATCTCCTCGTTCACAGGTTATTTCCACTTACGTAACAATCGGAATTTTCATTGCATTATCTATTGTTGGCGTACGTGCTCTGACAGCATTTATTTAATAGACATGCGAGATTATTAGACTTGATCGGATAAAAAGGGAATTGGGCAGCTGCCCGGCTCCGCATCAGTGAAAGCGCAAAGGCAAAATCAGCACTTTTGGCAGAATAAACGCCATCGCAAGGCCTCAAGGGGGCCGGTAAGCGGGTGCTGGCGCTTTTCTTACAAGTATTAAGGGAGTGAGTCACGATGGGTAAAGGAAAAGTTATAGTTGTCGGCGGCGGACTAGCCGGTTTGATGGCGACAATTAAAGTAGCAGAATCTGGGACTCCGGTTGAATTATTTTCTCTGGTACCGGTTAAACGTTCCCACTCTGTTTGTGCCCAGGGCGGCATCAACGGAGCAGTAAATACAAAAGGGGAAGGCGATTCCCCATGGATTCATTTTGACGATACAATTTATGGCGGGGACTTCCTGGCAAACCAGCCGCCTGTAAAAGCAATGGCAGAGGCTGCACCTGGCATCATTCATTTATTTGACCGTATGGGTGTTATGTTTAACCGTACACCTGAAGGACTGCTTGACTTCCGCCGCTTCGGTGGAACACAGCATCATCGTACTGCGTTTGCCGGTGCTACAACTGGGCAGCAGCTTCTTTATGCAATGGACGAGCAGGTCCGCCGCCATGAAGTGGCAGGATTAGTGACAAAGTATGAGGGCTGGGAATTTCTTGGGGTTGTCATCGATGATGACGGAGCTTGTAAGGGTGTCGTTGCCCAGAACCTGACTTCTATGGAAATTAAGTCTTTTGCTGCAGATGCAGTTATTATGGCATCCGGCGGACCGGGAATTATTTTTGGGAAATCCACTAACTCCGTCATTAACACAGGCTCAGCGGCTTCGATTGTTTATCAGCAGGGTGCTTATTACGCAAATGGGGAATTTATTCAGATCCATCCCACCGCTATACCTGGAGATGATAAACTTCGCCTAATGAGTGAATCTGCACGCGGTGAAGGCGGACGAGTATGGACATATAAAGATGGCAAACCATGGTACTTCCTTGAGGAGAAATATCCGGCTTACGGAAATCTGGTGCCTCGTGATATTGCAACCCGTGAAATTTTTGACGTGTGTGTTAACCAGAAGCTTGGCATTAACGGGGAGAACATGGTATATCTTGATCTTTCCCATAAAGATCCTAAAGAACTTGATATTAAGCTTGGCGGAATCATTGAAATTTATGAGAAATTCCAGGGTGAAGACCCTCGTAAAGTGCCAATGAAAATCTTCCCTGCTGTTCACTATTCAATGGGCGGATTGTGGGTTGACTATGACCAGATGACAAATATTCCTGGCTTGTTTGCAGCGGGTGAATGTGATTATTCACAGCATGGTGCCAACCGTCTTGGCGCCAACTCACTTCTATCAGCCATATATGGCGGTATGGTAGCAGGCCCGAATGCTGTCAAGTATATCAGCGGATTAGATAAGAGTGCTGAAGATCTGCCATCATCATTATTTGACCGCCATGTAAAACAGGAAGAAGAAAAATGGAATAATATCATGTCTCTTGATGGCACAGAGAATGCATATGTCCTTCATAAAGAGCTTGGTGAGTGGATGACAGACAATGTAACGGTTGTCCGCCATAATGACAGGCTTTTGAAAACAGACGAAAAAATTGTTGAACTTATGGAGCGCTATAAAAACATTAATATTAATGATACTGCGAAGTGGAGCAATCAGGGTGCAAGCTTTACGCGCCAGCTGCAGAATATGCTTCAATTGGCACGTGTTATTACAATTGGTGCCTATAACCGTAATGAAAGCCGCGGTGCACACTATAAACCGGACTTCCCAGAACGTAATGATGAGGAATTCATGAAAACAACAATGGCGAAGTTTGTTGATGCAAATTCCGCTCCTGCATTTCATTACGAAGACATTGATGTAAGCTTAATTCCACCGCGTAAGCGTGACTATTCCAAAAAGAAAGGGGAGAACTAAATCATGCAAGAAACAAAAACTAAAACAGTCCGTTTTGTAATCAGCCGCCAGGATACTCCTGATTCAGCCCCTTTTCAGGAAGAGTTTGAAATAGATTACCGTCCAAATATGAACGTTATTTCTGCCCTTATGGAAATTCGCCGTAATCCGGTTAATGTGAAGGGCGAACAGACTACTCCAATCGCATGGGATATGAACTGCCTTGAAGAAGTCTGCGGTGCATGTTCAATGATTATTAATGGAAAGCCCCGCCAGTCATGTACGGCACTTGTAGATCAGCTGGAACAGCCGATCCGTCTTGAGCCGATGCGCACGTTCCCTGTAGTCCGTGACCTGCAGGTCGACAGAAGCCGTATGTTTGACTCCTTGAAAAAGGTTAAAGCATGGATTCCGATCGATGGTACTTATGACTTGGGACCAGGACCGCGTATGCCTGAGAGAAAGCGCCAATGGGCATATGAACTGTCAAAGTGCATGACATGCGGTGTTTGCCTGGAAGCATGCCCGAATGTAAACAGCAAATCTGACTTTATCGGGCCAGCTCCTTTATCACAGGTTCGCTTGTTTAATGCTCACCCAACTGGTGAAATGAATAAAGCTGAACGTCTGGAGCAAATCATGGGTGATGGCGGACTTGCCAATTGCGGAAACTCTCAAAACTGCGTACAGTCCTGCCCGAAAGGCATTCCTTTAACAACATCCATTGCGGCACTAAACCGTGATACAACATTTCAGTCTTTCAAAAACTTCTTTGGAAGCGACCAGATATAAACATGATAAAACCCCTTTCCTTTTGGAGAGGGGTTTTATAATTTAACAAACCAAGCTGAATGCTAATGTTTTGGTTTTCAAATAATTCAAAAAAAACTATAATAAAATACAACAGAGTGAATGCTCATTCATAAAAAATGGGAGGAACCAGCATGAAAAAATTGAGCTATATAGACGATTTTAAAAAATGGGAAGAAGAATTCATTTTCTTTCATCCAGTAAAAGTCAGATTTTCTGAAACTGATATGTTTGGACATTTGAACAATACCATTCCATTTACATATTATGAAGAAGCAAGGATAGAATTCTTCAAAAGCAAGGGCTTTATGCAGGACTGGGTAAAGCATGATAATGAAACCATACCAGTCGTAGCAGACCTCCAATGCGATTTTATCAGCCAGGTTTTCTTTGATGAAGAGATACAAATATACGTTAAAGCTGCATCAATAGGGAATTCTTCTGTTGATCTTCATTATATGGGCAGGAAATCAGACGGTTCAGTTTGCTTCACCGGCAGAGGGACGATGGTGCAGATATCAAAGGTGACGGGCAAGGGTGTGCCATGGACTGAAAAAATGAAAGAAATGCTGAAAAGCGAGGTTAAAGTACGAGCCTAGCTGCACAATGGCACATTTCCTGAAAATAACTTTCTCCTTTCACTAAATATAGTCACTTCGGCTGTTTTGCTGACATATGATATGGTGACTAAATATATACCCATCCCGCGGTTCATAGCTGGCGAAAGGCAAGGAGGGTTACAATACTTGAAGGAGAATGAATATACTCACAAGCCGTTACTCACCAAACGAGAAAGAGAAGTATTCGAATTGTTAGTACAAGATAAAACAACAAGGGAAATCGCTGGTGAATTGTTTATAAGTGAAAAAACGGTTAGGAACCACATTTCTAATGCCATGCAAAAGCTTGGTGTAAAGGGGCGATCACAAGCTGTTGTAGAGCTCCTTCGAATGGGAGAGCTAGAACTTTAATTTAGACCGGCTATCCTTCGGGAGGCCGGTTATCACATTTATATAGGGAATATTTCATTATTGGATTTATTTCTGTCTTGAAATTTATACGGAAAAAGGTGAAAATAAATGCACAAGGGCAGAAAACATCGTAAAAGCTTAAATGGGAGTGTTTATGAATGAAGCTGGAAGATCCTAAAACAAATGAAATAAATGATGTTGTAGCTGATATTGAAAAAGACTTAAGATACATATCCGGCATTATCAAGCAAAAGGGAAGGGAAATTCTAAGTGATTTTACCATTACCCCTCCTCAGTTTGTGGCCTTGCAATGGCTGTTTGAAGAAGGCGATATGACTATCGGCGAGCTGTCAAATAAAATGTATCTTGCATGCAGCACGACAACTGATCTTGTTGACCGAATGGAGAAAAATAGCCTTGTGAAAAGAGTGAAAGACCCAAATGACCGAAGAGTAGTCCGGATTCATCTGCTTGATGAAGGAGAGCGGATTATCGAAGAAGTTATTAAAAAACGCCAGGATTACCTTAAAGAGGTCCTTAAAAATTCTTCACATAATGAGGTCTTGTTCTTAAAAGACAACTTAATGAAATTACACCATGATATGCGCGGAGAATGAGGCGGTACTTTTGAAACAACCAATAGGAATAATTGACTCCGGAGTGGGGGGCTTAACAGTCGCAAAAGAAATCATGAGGCAGCTGCCAAATGAAGATATTGTATACCTCGGAGATACAGCACGATGCCCGTACGGCCCGCGGCCTGGTGAAGAGGTAAAATCCTTTACCTGGCAAATGACGGAGTACCTGCTTAAAGAAAATATTAAAATGCTTGTTATAGCCTGTAATACAGCTACTGCTGTCGCTCTCGAGGAAATACGCAGGGAACTGCCGATACCGGTTATCGGTGTCATTTTCCCAGGCGCAAGAACAGCTATTAAAGTGACGAAAAATCATATAATTGGAGTCATTGGCACAGAGGGCACAGTCAAAAGCAAGGCATATGAAAATGCGCTAATTCAGATAAACAGCAGGTCTGCCGTGCATAGTCTGGCATGCCCAAAATTCGTTCCCCTTGTAGAGAGCGGGGAGTATGAAGGCTCAGTTGCCAAAAAAATAGTGGCGGAGACGCTTCAGCCCTTAAAAGGAAAAGGAATGGATACACTCATTCTTGGATGTACTCATTATCCTTTATTAGAACCGATTATTAAAAATGTAATGGGTAAAAATGTAAAGGTGATCAGCTCAGGTGAGGAAACAGCAAGGGAAGCAAGTACCATTCTGCACCACCATGGTCTTCTTAAAGCTGTGGATGAGAACCCTGAATATAAATTCTGTACAACTGGCTCCACGGCCATTTTTTCTAAAATTGCCTCAAAGTGGCTTGGGTTTACTGTAAATGCTGTAGAAAAAATTTCGCTTTAATAATTGCAGACACCTTCTGAACTTTTTCAGAAGGTGTTTTTTATAGTAATCTGAATGTTACTTTTAGATTACTTTTTAAAAAAGCTCTGGTATCATGAAACTGAAAGAAAAACTATACTTAATTGAGTTGGTGATCAATTTGCTGGCACAAGCCGAAAATTATTTAAAAAAATATTTTGGATATACTTCTTTCCGCCCCGGCCAACAGGAGATTATTCAGAATATCCTCTCACAAACCAATACTCTTGGCATTCTCCCAACTGGAGGCGGAAAGTCAATCTGCTTTCAAATACCCGCTCTTGTACTCCCCGGAACGGCCATTGTGATTTCTCCCTTAATTTCCCTGATGAAGGATCAAGTAGATGCCCTTAGCACTGCAGGCATCCCGGCTGCTTATATAAACAGCACATTGTCTTCTGCCGAGTATCAGCACATTGTGGCTGGAATACGTAATGAAGAATATAAGCTCGTGTATGTGGCGCCGGAGCGATTTGGGTCCATGGCCTTTTTGCAATTGTTAAACGATATTTCAATCAATGCGATCGTCTTTGATGAAGCACATTGCATTTCTCAATGGGGGCATGATTTCCGGCCAAGTTATCGTTCCGTTGTCTCAGAACTTAGCAATCTGCACCAGAAACCTGTAATTGCTGCATTGACTGCAACAGCCACACGGGATGTCGCAGAGGACATCCGAAGGCTTCTCAACATCGGCGAGGAAAATATGTTTATAACTGGTTTTGCAAGGGATAATCTATCCTTTCACGTATTGAAAGGTGTTAATAAAAGAGATTTTCTATTGCAGACCATAAATAAACATAAAAACGAAGCGGGAATTATTTATACTTCAAGCCGAAGAGAGACAGACCAGCTGTACCAGTTCTTAAAAGGCAAGAACTGCTCAGTTGCCAAATATCATGCAGGCTTAAAGGAAGAAGAACGAAAAAAAGCACAGGATGCGTTTGTATTCGATGAATCAGATATTATGGTCGCAACAAATGCATTTGGGATGGGGATTGATAAATCCAATGTCAGATATGTCATCCACTATAATCTTCCGCGGAACATTGAAGCTTATTATCAGGAAGCCGGAAGGGCAGGAAGAGATGGAGAGGATAGCATATGTTATTTGATGTTTGCTCCTCAGGATATCCAGCTGCAGAAATTTTTGATTGAGGAGAGCAGTCTGGATCCACGGAAAATGGAGCAGGAATACAGCAAGCTAAAGGATATGGTTAATTACTGCCACACAGAGAAATGCCTTCAATCCTATATCATTGATTATTTTGATGAGAATGCCGAACCTATCCTCTGCGGCAAATGCAGCAGCTGCCTGGATGAACGGACAAGCATAGATATTACTCAGGAAGCTTTAATGATTTTTTCATGCATTAAGCGGATGGGAGAAAGATTTGGCGTTACTTTGACTGCTCAGGTTTTGAAAGGCTCAAGTAATAAAAGAATCCATGAGCTTAATTTTAATGAACTTTCCACATTTGGGCTGATGAAAAACCGCAAAGAAAAAGAGATTGCTGAGATGATCAACTATCTGCTGGCTGAGGATTATCTGGTTTTAACAGATGGAAAATATCCGACAGTAAGGCTGTCAGCAAATGCAATTCCTGTTTTGAAAGGACAGAAAAAACTATTCATGAAAATTAGTTTGCCTGTACCTGTTCAGGAAGCAGATGAAAACATTGAACTTTTTGAGATCCTGAGGAAGCTCAGGAAAAAGATTGCAGATGAAGAAAATGTTCCTCCTTTTGTTGTGTTTGCTGATACCGCATTAAAAGAAATGTGCCGTTATGTTCCCGTGAACAAAGACATGATGTTAAATGTAAAAGGTGTAGGGCAAATGAAGTTTGATAAGTATGGGGAATATTTTATTCAGGCAATTAAAGAATTTGCCGAAGAACATAATATTTCTCCTATGCCTGCAGCAGAGACGCCTTCAATGTCAGAGGAACCACAGGATGACCGCCCAAGCTACCAGATTTCCTTTGATCATTATAAGGATGGAATTTCCATAAAGGAAATAGCCAAAAAGCGAAACTTTTCACTTATAACTATTCAGGAGCATATCTTCCGGTCGATCAAAGAAGGCAATGCAATTGACTGGTCAGATATTTTCAATGAAACGGAAGAAAAGCTAGTTTTACAGGCAGCTGAAAAAGCTGGAAGAGATAAACTTAAGCCAATTAAAGAAGAACTTCCGGATGAAATAGATTATTTTAAAATCAAAGCTGTCCTTGTAAAAGACGAACTCCAGAAACAAAATTGACATGAAGCCCTAATTGGGGCTTCTTTTAATATGGCTGAGAAGCAAGCATTCCTCGGATTGTCCAAATTTGTCAAAAATCTATTCACACTTTTATCCCAAAAGACGGTCTAAATTACAGATAGGCTCGTATACATGTAGTACAAACTGTCTCAGGGGGGATTATGTATGTCTATAAATAAAAAAACGTCTATAGTGTCAGCTGTGCTGGTATCATCTGTATTATTATCAGGCTGCGGATTGTTTGGAAGCCAGGGGAAAGAAAAGGTCGATCCGCCAAAAGCAGTATCTTATACCGATGAAGGCGAAAGTGCTGCTGAAGAAACAACAGGAAAAGAAACAGCTGAAAATGAAGAGGGTGTTACGGCAAATCTTAAAACAGAGCTATACTTGATCGATAAAAATGGGTATGTTGTTCCCCAGACAATCGATCTTCCTAAAACGAACTCAGTTGCTACACAGGCGTTAGAGTACCTGGTGGAAAACGGGCCTGTTACAGAGCTTCTTCCTAATGATTTCCGGGCAGTCCTTCCGGCAGATACAAAAGTTTCTGTAAATATTAAAGATAAAGTGGCTACCGTCGATTTTTCAAAAGAATTTAAGGAATATGCTAAGGAAGATGAAAAGAAAATTCTCCAATCAGTTACCTGGACACTTACACAATTTGATTCCATTGATAAAGTTAAGCTGACATTAAACGGGCATGAATTAAAAGAGATGCCGGTGAATGGCACTCCGGTCAGTTCGGCGTTAACGAGAGCCAATGGAATAAACATGGATACAACGGAAGTAGTAGATATCACGAATACGAAGCCGGTGACTGTTTATTATCTGGGCGGGGATGAAGAAAACTATTATTACGTGCCTGTTACCAAGCGTGTAAGCAATGATATGGACAATAAAGTTGAAGCAGTTGTAGCCGAACTGATAAAAGGGCCGAACTATGCATCCAATCTGGTGACAGACTTCCTTCCGGATGTAGAACTGCTTGAAGCTCCAAAAGTTGAAGAAGGAAAAGTTACATTAAACTTCAATGAGAATGTTTTCAGCAGCTTCGAAGAGAAAATGATTTCTAAGCACTTGCTGAATGCACTTGTCCTTTCCCTCACTGAACAAAAGGGCATTGAAAGCGTGGCTGTAACTGTCGATGGCAAAGCAGAGATTGTTAATGAGGATGGGGAAAAGCTATCCGAGCCTGTAACACGCCCTGAAAATGTGAATACAGGAAGTTTTTAATATAGCAGATTTTGTTATACTATATAGTAACAGGAAAAGGAGGTTGGCATTTAATGCCGCCTCTTCTTTGTTGGTAAAATAGGCATGCCAATATAACTGGGCAAATGCCCAGGTACAATATAAGCAAATGAAGGGGGAATCAGCTTATGCGCGCAGATGGACGTGAACCAAAGCAGCTTAGGCCAATACATATTGAAACTGATTATTTAAAGCATCCTGAGGGCTCGGTACTCATTACAGTGGGAGACACAAAGGTGATATGTACAGCAAGCATTGATGAAAGGGTCCCTCCTTTTATGAGAGGACAGGGGAAAGGCTGGATAACAGCTGAATATTCCATGCTTCCCAGGGCTACAGAGCAGAGAAATATCAGGGAATCAGCAAAAGGAAAAATATCAGGGAGAACAATGGAAATTCAGCGTCTGATCGGCCGTGCACTCCGCGCAGTAGTGGATCTTGATGCACTTGGTGAAAGAACGGTATGGCTTGATTGCGACGTAATACAGGCTGATGGAGGGACACGGACAGCTTCCATTACAGGGGCCTTTATTGCAATGGCACAGGCGATGGATAAGCTTTACAGCAGCAAGAAGCTTTCAAGCTATCCAATCAATGATTTCCTAGCGGCCACAAGCGTGGGGATTCTTACTGATAAGCAGGCTGTAGTGGATTTGAATTATATTGAAGACTCCTCTGCTGAAGTGGATATGAATGTAGTCATGACTGGCAGCGGGGAATTTGTAGAGCTTCAGGGAACTGGAGAAGAAGCGACTTTCTCTTATGCCCAGCTGCAGGAAATGCTTGGTGCTGCACAGGAAGGGATATCAGAGCTGCTTGAACTTCAGAAGTCGGCACTTGGAGAGAATATCTCAGGAAGCATTCATAGCAAAAGAGAAAAGCTTGCAGGGAGGGCATAATATGCAGGAAGTCATAATCGCTACTAAAAACGCAGGCAAAGCGAGAGAGTTTGAGCGGATGTTTAAGCCTCTTGGTTATGAAGTAAAAACCCTGCTGGATTATCCGGATTTTCAGGATGTTGAGGAGACAGGCAGCACGTTTGAAGAGAATGCCATTCTTAAAGCGGAAGCCGTGTCTAAAGCTTTTGGAAGAATGGTCATTGCCGATGATTCGGGATTGATCATTGATGCGCTTGGAGGGAAGCCGGGCATTTATTCCGCCCGCTATGCAGGAGAGGAAAAAAACGATCAGAAAAATATGGACAAAGTTCTCGATGAGCTCGAAAGCATTCCGGATCATAAACGGCAGGCACGGTTCTATTGCGCCCTTGCCATCGCTGCTCCCGGAAAAGCGACTGCAACAGTTGCAGGAACTTGTGAAGGTCATATCTTAAGAGAAAGAAGAGGGACTTATGGATTTGGCTATGATCCTATTTTCTTTGCAGAGGAAAAAAACAAAGCAATGGCTGAATTAATGCCTGAGGAAAAAAGCCAGATCAGCCATAGAGCGAATGCTCTCCAAAAGCTGGAGGAGCTGCTTCCTTCTTTCGTGGCGGGAGCTGAAAACTCATGAAGGTTCTGATTGTCAGCGATAGCCATGGGTTAACTTCTGAACTCAGCCAAATACGTGAAAGGCATCCTGGTATGGATATAATAATTCACTGCGGAGATTCGGAGCTGCAGGCTGATCATGAATCATTAAAAGGCTACGCTGCTGTAAGAGGCAATTGCGATTTTGATTCGGCATTTCCGGAGGACAGAATAGAAGAGGCTGGAGGGTTCCGCTTTTTCGTCACACACGGTCATAAATATTCCGTTAAGTCCACTTTAATGAATCTGTCATACAGGGCACGTGAATTGAAGGCAGATATCGTATGTTTTGGCCATTCACATGGTCTGGGAGCTGAAATGTCTGAGGGGATATTATTTATCAATCCTGGAAGCATAAGGCTCCCCAGAGGCAGGAATGAAAGGACATATGTCATACTGGAAAACAGGGGAAAAGATGTTACACTGGATGTGTATGACGTTTCCAAAGGAAAGATTCCTGATCTGACACAAAAATTTTCACTGGTAAAAAGCGATTAATTTGAATATAATAACTGAGGGAAGTGAGTCTTCCCTCAATAATAAAAAATATTTTACAAAGTGTTGACTTCTTAACATTTGTTTAATATAATAAATCTTGTCGTTGAGTTAATAAATCTCAATCAGGTAAATAATTTTAAAATGTCCCAGTAGCTCAGCCGGATAGAGCAACGGCCTTCTAAGCCGTCGGTCGGGAGTTCGAATCTCTCCTGGGACGCCATTTACACATCTGGAAACACTACATATCTTACCGAATTTTTACTCACCTTTTTGGTGGGTTTTTTTGTTTTTAAATCTATTTTTAATGGCAGGAACCAGCCAGTTGTTTTTAAATTGCCTCTATAAACCTCATCAGCTGTATCATCTCCCTTTTTTTAAAAAAATTTTTAAAATTTTTTTGTCCCATGGAATGTGAATAT
This region includes:
- a CDS encoding XTP/dITP diphosphatase, translating into MQEVIIATKNAGKAREFERMFKPLGYEVKTLLDYPDFQDVEETGSTFEENAILKAEAVSKAFGRMVIADDSGLIIDALGGKPGIYSARYAGEEKNDQKNMDKVLDELESIPDHKRQARFYCALAIAAPGKATATVAGTCEGHILRERRGTYGFGYDPIFFAEEKNKAMAELMPEEKSQISHRANALQKLEELLPSFVAGAENS
- a CDS encoding metallophosphoesterase family protein, encoding MKVLIVSDSHGLTSELSQIRERHPGMDIIIHCGDSELQADHESLKGYAAVRGNCDFDSAFPEDRIEEAGGFRFFVTHGHKYSVKSTLMNLSYRARELKADIVCFGHSHGLGAEMSEGILFINPGSIRLPRGRNERTYVILENRGKDVTLDVYDVSKGKIPDLTQKFSLVKSD
- the rph gene encoding ribonuclease PH; this encodes MRADGREPKQLRPIHIETDYLKHPEGSVLITVGDTKVICTASIDERVPPFMRGQGKGWITAEYSMLPRATEQRNIRESAKGKISGRTMEIQRLIGRALRAVVDLDALGERTVWLDCDVIQADGGTRTASITGAFIAMAQAMDKLYSSKKLSSYPINDFLAATSVGILTDKQAVVDLNYIEDSSAEVDMNVVMTGSGEFVELQGTGEEATFSYAQLQEMLGAAQEGISELLELQKSALGENISGSIHSKREKLAGRA